One genomic window of Trueperaceae bacterium includes the following:
- the dapB gene encoding 4-hydroxy-tetrahydrodipicolinate reductase, which translates to MPRIKVCLAGATGWAGSALARAVARQDDMELVAAVSRTHAGRPLGAALDEPAIATPVYASAAEALADAACDVFVEYTRPGVAKANVLAALRGGAHVVVGTSGLTDDDFAAIDAAARAAGRGVLAAGNFALTVVLLQRFAEAAARLIPHWEVIDYAHAGKPDAPSGTARELAARLGAAVRARHQVPVEETVGERAARGATMGGAQVHSVRLPGYTLSTEVVFGLPDQRLSLRADAGSSAEPYVEGALIAIRRVHTLVGLHRGLDTVLDLPGP; encoded by the coding sequence ATGCCACGCATCAAGGTCTGCCTCGCCGGAGCGACGGGCTGGGCCGGTTCGGCGCTGGCTCGAGCCGTGGCCCGCCAGGACGACATGGAGCTCGTCGCCGCGGTCTCGCGCACGCACGCCGGGCGCCCTCTGGGAGCGGCCCTCGACGAACCGGCCATCGCCACGCCCGTCTATGCCTCCGCGGCGGAGGCGCTCGCTGACGCGGCCTGCGACGTGTTCGTCGAGTACACGCGGCCCGGCGTCGCCAAGGCCAACGTCCTGGCGGCCCTGCGCGGTGGCGCCCACGTGGTGGTGGGCACCTCCGGCCTCACCGACGACGACTTCGCCGCGATCGACGCGGCCGCCCGCGCCGCCGGGCGCGGCGTGCTGGCGGCCGGCAACTTCGCGCTCACCGTGGTCCTGCTGCAGAGGTTCGCCGAGGCGGCCGCCCGGCTGATCCCGCACTGGGAGGTCATCGACTACGCCCACGCCGGCAAGCCGGACGCCCCCAGCGGCACCGCGCGCGAGCTGGCGGCCCGCCTCGGCGCGGCGGTGCGAGCGCGTCACCAGGTCCCCGTGGAGGAGACCGTCGGCGAGCGCGCCGCACGTGGCGCCACCATGGGCGGCGCGCAGGTCCACTCGGTCCGCCTCCCCGGCTACACGCTCAGCACCGAGGTGGTGTTCGGGCTGCCGGACCAGCGCCTGAGCCTCCGCGCCGACGCCGGCTCCTCGGCCGAGCCCTACGTGGAAGGCGCCCTCATCGCCATCAGGAGGGTGCACACGCTGGTGGGCCTCCACCGCGGCCTCGACACGGTGCTCGACCTGCCCGGACCATGA